The following proteins come from a genomic window of Corynebacterium sp. P4-C1:
- a CDS encoding ABC transporter permease, producing MGKLIARRLGLSIFILLAVSVIIFCATLLLPGDPARAILGQQATPERITALQAEMNLDKNPFQRYFLWLGGVLTGDFGTSTTTGGPVSELLGEPLVNSLVLMVLAALVAIPLGILVGVYAAWWRGFRRDQAITWVTLILAAMPEFVIGILLVTVFATSVFQVLPAVTMSQPGASVWSFPSQLVLPTLTLALVVSPYIARMTRATMIETLDSGYVEMARLKGVPERRVIFRHALPHAIGPIAQVVAIQLAWLAGGIVVVEYLFRYPGLGVAMIDAVNYRDVQVVQAVTLLIAAVYVVVNLLADIVGIMANPKLRSN from the coding sequence ATGGGCAAACTAATCGCTCGCCGACTCGGCTTGAGCATCTTCATTCTTTTGGCAGTGTCGGTGATCATTTTCTGCGCCACACTGCTTCTGCCGGGCGATCCCGCCCGCGCGATTCTGGGCCAGCAGGCCACCCCGGAACGCATCACCGCCCTCCAGGCGGAAATGAACCTGGACAAGAACCCCTTCCAGCGCTACTTCCTGTGGCTCGGCGGTGTGCTCACCGGCGACTTCGGAACCTCGACGACCACAGGCGGCCCCGTGTCGGAACTACTCGGTGAGCCCCTGGTCAACTCACTGGTGCTGATGGTTCTTGCCGCCCTCGTCGCAATCCCGCTGGGCATTCTCGTCGGTGTCTACGCCGCATGGTGGCGCGGGTTCCGCCGCGACCAGGCCATCACTTGGGTGACGCTGATCCTGGCGGCGATGCCGGAGTTCGTCATCGGTATCTTGCTGGTCACCGTGTTCGCTACCTCGGTCTTCCAGGTGCTGCCCGCGGTGACGATGTCGCAGCCGGGCGCCTCCGTCTGGTCGTTCCCGTCGCAGCTGGTGCTGCCGACGCTGACGCTCGCGCTCGTCGTCAGTCCGTACATCGCGCGAATGACCCGCGCAACGATGATCGAAACCCTCGACTCCGGCTACGTCGAGATGGCGCGTCTGAAGGGCGTGCCCGAACGCCGCGTCATCTTCCGCCACGCACTCCCCCACGCGATCGGCCCGATCGCCCAGGTCGTCGCCATCCAGCTGGCGTGGCTCGCCGGCGGCATCGTCGTCGTCGAGTACCTGTTCCGCTACCCCGGCCTCGGCGTCGCGATGATCGACGCCGTCAACTACCGCGACGTCCAAGTCGTCCAGGCGGTCACCTTGCTGATCGCCGCCGTGTACGTCGTGGTGAACCTGCTCGCCGACATCGTGGGCATCATGGCCAACCCGAAGCTAAGGAGCAACTAA
- a CDS encoding ABC transporter permease, producing the protein MTQPHTPGTESTESLAQAETLEADTAAGTGTGAEPAAATDVRTGDELKASLSKPDPLLKRIWAQPEGKVGMILTGLVLLVAVLGYFFTEQLTGHSTTEFIGLPFVSDGVFGTDNLGRSVLSRFIGGGLILLITAFLATVLGMVVGTVLGMIAGYAGGKTDAVIMRINDVLLAFPQLIFAMLAIVIFGPSATVLVLVIGLTHAPRIARVARSATQSVTNEDYIRAAQMYSVPHWKILTQEILPNITGPLSVEAGLRLTYSIGSIASLSFLGLGIQPPAADWGLMINENRIALSIQPWGVVLPVIAIAVLTIGTNMLADATARATASTATPIKRNGSTTPSERREKVEPIINEDIRSRSAAPKEQA; encoded by the coding sequence ATGACCCAGCCACACACACCTGGCACTGAGTCCACCGAGTCGCTCGCCCAGGCGGAAACGCTCGAGGCCGACACTGCCGCCGGCACGGGAACTGGCGCAGAGCCTGCGGCCGCCACCGATGTACGCACCGGCGACGAGCTCAAGGCCTCTCTGTCCAAGCCCGACCCGCTGCTGAAGCGGATCTGGGCGCAACCGGAGGGCAAGGTGGGCATGATCCTCACCGGTCTGGTGCTGCTGGTCGCCGTCCTCGGCTATTTCTTCACGGAACAGCTCACCGGGCATTCCACCACGGAGTTCATCGGCCTCCCGTTCGTCTCCGACGGTGTCTTCGGCACCGACAACCTCGGCCGTTCCGTCCTGTCCCGCTTCATCGGCGGCGGTCTGATCCTGCTGATCACCGCGTTCCTCGCGACCGTGCTCGGCATGGTCGTGGGCACGGTGCTGGGCATGATCGCCGGCTACGCGGGCGGCAAGACCGACGCCGTCATCATGCGCATCAACGATGTCTTGCTGGCATTCCCGCAGTTGATCTTCGCCATGCTCGCCATCGTGATCTTCGGCCCCTCCGCGACCGTCCTCGTCCTGGTCATCGGTCTGACTCACGCACCGCGCATCGCCCGCGTCGCACGCTCGGCCACCCAGTCGGTCACCAACGAGGACTACATTCGCGCCGCGCAGATGTACTCGGTTCCCCACTGGAAGATCCTCACGCAGGAGATCCTTCCAAATATCACGGGCCCGCTGTCTGTCGAGGCCGGTTTGCGCCTGACCTACTCGATCGGTTCGATCGCATCCCTGTCCTTCCTGGGACTCGGCATCCAGCCTCCGGCAGCCGACTGGGGCCTGATGATCAACGAGAACCGCATCGCGTTGTCGATCCAGCCGTGGGGTGTGGTGCTGCCGGTCATCGCCATCGCGGTGCTCACAATCGGCACGAACATGCTTGCCGACGCCACCGCCCGCGCAACCGCCTCCACCGCCACCCCCATCAAACGCAACGGCTCGACCACCCCGAGCGAGCGCCGCGAGAAAGTGGAGCCCATCATCAACGAAGACATTCGCAGCCGTAGCGCTGCCCCGAAGGAGCAGGCATGA
- a CDS encoding YdcF family protein, giving the protein MSSDIARGVIRAPEGSSDLVPHNAIVLPPELVPVGPTGPTPPRTVDDFLSAGAVISDYLGDDFSVRNWMSLMSPERRTMMSKVIHQLHSPVAGPPLDDGSGTLIVVLGGGLNSDGTVPPAVRSRLEKGLELAHQHPEATVLLSGGRTPSGFVEAESMREWLKEQGLDPNRIVVEGRSWSTVSNAWQSRRVADVFGLNYSRGVTVVTNDFHLHRGVTDFTITFGDKAPVYGAHGGSPIAWNAEEQRKKAYRDAIMSFIAPYAIIADGAIPFGSEAARPF; this is encoded by the coding sequence TTGAGCTCCGATATCGCGCGAGGCGTCATTCGTGCACCCGAAGGCTCCTCCGATCTCGTACCTCACAACGCCATTGTGTTGCCGCCGGAGCTCGTTCCCGTCGGCCCAACGGGGCCAACCCCTCCGCGCACGGTCGACGACTTCCTTTCCGCGGGCGCCGTCATCTCCGACTACCTCGGGGACGACTTCTCCGTCCGGAACTGGATGAGCCTCATGTCACCCGAGCGCCGCACGATGATGAGCAAAGTCATTCATCAACTCCACTCCCCAGTCGCCGGGCCACCGCTTGACGACGGCTCCGGAACGCTCATCGTCGTCCTCGGAGGAGGACTGAATTCGGATGGAACTGTTCCGCCGGCAGTGCGCTCAAGGCTAGAAAAAGGACTTGAGCTGGCTCACCAACACCCTGAAGCGACCGTCTTGCTGTCCGGGGGCCGCACTCCGTCCGGATTCGTTGAAGCAGAGAGCATGCGCGAATGGCTCAAGGAGCAGGGACTCGATCCCAACCGCATCGTGGTAGAGGGACGGAGTTGGTCCACAGTCTCTAACGCCTGGCAGTCGCGCCGCGTCGCTGATGTCTTCGGATTGAACTACTCCCGCGGAGTCACCGTTGTCACCAACGACTTCCACCTGCACCGCGGAGTTACCGATTTCACCATCACTTTTGGCGATAAAGCACCAGTCTACGGCGCGCACGGCGGCTCGCCCATCGCCTGGAACGCAGAAGAACAGAGGAAGAAAGCCTACCGAGACGCCATTATGTCCTTTATCGCCCCGTACGCCATCATTGCCGACGGTGCGATCCCATTCGGCTCTGAGGCGGCACGCCCGTTCTAG
- a CDS encoding TetR/AcrR family transcriptional regulator has translation MAQTKEQSAARAAISASGLRHREVAAHLGIDSSKLSKSLSGVRRFTAQELRALADLTGVAPETLHSAHHGPEKTTAESSSPKGSTDFEARKSRIVNTAWTLFTERGYHSVTIAHIAKAARMSASAVHYYFHSKNDIFLATLDLCAEQAAQRRSAGPRITEPSERLVHFLRIQLDGSEESMREWTTWAQFWSSSPTFADAKEAASVAYGRWRAQLRVIVLEGMAAGQFVGTDPDRMVNAVTAMIDGLGVQLLTGALSPADAAESVTA, from the coding sequence ATGGCTCAAACGAAGGAACAGTCGGCCGCTCGTGCGGCGATTTCAGCTTCCGGTTTGAGGCATCGTGAGGTGGCGGCTCACCTCGGGATCGACTCGAGCAAATTGTCGAAGTCGCTTTCGGGCGTTCGACGTTTCACCGCGCAGGAACTGCGCGCTCTTGCTGATCTCACGGGAGTGGCGCCTGAAACACTCCATTCGGCCCACCACGGCCCAGAAAAAACTACCGCCGAGTCCTCATCCCCGAAAGGCTCGACGGATTTTGAGGCCCGTAAAAGCCGGATTGTGAACACGGCGTGGACACTGTTCACAGAACGTGGATACCACTCTGTCACCATTGCGCACATCGCTAAAGCTGCACGCATGTCTGCCTCAGCTGTTCATTATTATTTCCACTCCAAGAACGACATTTTTCTCGCGACCCTCGATCTCTGCGCCGAGCAGGCAGCGCAACGTCGCTCTGCTGGACCAAGGATCACGGAACCGTCCGAACGCCTCGTTCATTTTCTCCGCATCCAGTTGGACGGCTCGGAGGAATCGATGCGCGAATGGACAACGTGGGCTCAGTTCTGGTCGTCCTCGCCGACCTTCGCGGATGCAAAGGAAGCAGCGTCAGTGGCGTACGGCCGCTGGCGAGCGCAACTGAGAGTCATCGTCCTGGAAGGAATGGCGGCAGGCCAGTTCGTGGGAACCGACCCGGACCGCATGGTCAACGCGGTCACGGCAATGATCGACGGCTTAGGGGTGCAACTTCTCACCGGAGCACTTTCCCCAGCCGACGCAGCAGAATCCGTCACGGCATAG
- a CDS encoding ABC transporter substrate-binding protein, which yields MVELSRRQLLGAAAAAGSATALAACSPTLPAENIDTSGPPRKGGTLRVGLVGGSTADTVDAHIPASASDAARVVNLYEPLVRRGYDYELENRLAESLEPNGDATEWTIRLREGLKFSDGRPLRPEDVIATYERVGDPDDPKNGAGSIAHIESMSVVDDRTLTISLSRPDATLTDALAEYQMGIVPEDYDPDNPIGAGPFKLVDFAAGRETVMERNEHYFLGPANLDRVEVVDFYQEDAMLNALLSSQVDGIGALNHALVRVIEADERLHVVSSETGMWLPFTMRVDHEPFDDERVRQAMRLAVRRPGMVDQVFSGEGQVGNDMFALYDPAYPHEFPQREQDIAEAKRLLADAGYPDGIDVTLATSEIASGAVRAAQVFTEQVREAGIRVKIDQVDSTTFWADGNYLSYPFSQTFYYTRNFLEQVNRCATEDAPFNETHWADPDFTARVEAARAIVDDRERGEKVKELQREFYDRGGYIIWGFPNQVDAYHKYVAGAKPHPSGVALSQALFYDMWIAEA from the coding sequence ATGGTTGAACTATCACGCCGGCAGTTATTGGGTGCCGCGGCAGCCGCAGGTTCTGCGACTGCGCTCGCGGCGTGCTCACCGACACTGCCGGCCGAAAACATCGATACGTCGGGCCCGCCGCGCAAGGGCGGAACTCTGCGCGTCGGCCTCGTGGGCGGATCCACCGCCGACACCGTCGACGCGCACATTCCCGCCAGTGCCAGCGACGCCGCGCGCGTTGTGAACCTCTACGAACCGCTTGTCCGCCGCGGCTACGACTACGAACTCGAAAACCGCCTCGCCGAGAGCCTCGAACCGAACGGCGACGCCACCGAGTGGACCATCCGCCTGCGCGAAGGACTGAAATTCTCCGACGGCAGGCCGCTGCGCCCCGAGGACGTGATCGCCACCTACGAGCGCGTGGGCGACCCGGACGACCCGAAGAACGGCGCCGGTTCCATCGCCCACATCGAGTCAATGAGTGTCGTCGACGACCGCACACTGACGATCTCCCTGTCCCGCCCCGACGCGACCTTGACGGACGCCCTGGCGGAGTACCAGATGGGTATCGTTCCCGAAGACTACGACCCGGATAACCCGATCGGCGCCGGCCCCTTCAAGCTCGTCGACTTCGCCGCCGGCCGCGAAACCGTCATGGAGCGCAACGAGCACTACTTCCTCGGCCCGGCCAACTTGGACCGCGTCGAGGTCGTGGACTTCTACCAGGAGGATGCCATGCTTAACGCGTTGCTGTCCTCCCAGGTCGACGGCATCGGCGCACTCAACCACGCGCTCGTGCGCGTCATTGAGGCCGACGAGCGCCTCCACGTGGTCAGCTCCGAGACCGGCATGTGGCTGCCGTTTACCATGCGCGTGGACCACGAGCCGTTCGACGACGAGCGCGTCCGCCAGGCCATGCGTCTCGCGGTGCGCCGCCCGGGCATGGTCGACCAGGTCTTTTCCGGGGAAGGCCAGGTAGGCAACGACATGTTCGCGCTGTACGACCCCGCGTACCCCCACGAGTTTCCCCAGCGCGAGCAGGACATCGCCGAAGCGAAGCGCCTGCTTGCCGACGCCGGCTACCCCGACGGCATCGACGTCACCCTCGCCACCTCCGAGATCGCCTCCGGCGCTGTCCGCGCCGCGCAGGTGTTCACGGAGCAAGTGCGCGAAGCCGGCATTCGAGTGAAGATCGACCAAGTCGACTCCACCACCTTCTGGGCCGACGGCAACTACCTGTCCTACCCCTTTTCCCAGACCTTTTACTACACGCGCAACTTCCTCGAGCAGGTCAACCGTTGCGCAACCGAGGACGCACCGTTCAACGAGACGCACTGGGCCGACCCGGACTTCACCGCCCGCGTCGAAGCCGCCCGCGCAATTGTCGACGACCGCGAGCGCGGCGAAAAAGTAAAGGAACTCCAGCGCGAGTTCTACGACCGCGGCGGCTACATCATCTGGGGTTTCCCGAACCAGGTGGACGCGTACCACAAATACGTGGCCGGGGCGAAGCCCCACCCGAGTGGTGTGGCCCTGTCCCAGGCGTTGTTCTACGACATGTGGATTGCGGAGGCATAG